In Paracholeplasma morum, a genomic segment contains:
- the atpF gene encoding F0F1 ATP synthase subunit B, with protein sequence MSLAEKLSDFVRESLGLLFGSGLEEIIIQIGGTILLVIIVRKYFWKPLTEFLDKRKAFMQEEMAAAELMKNEALKIKEDTTKEISDLRQTVASSLEIAKKNAEKERESIVSKAKEDANRIKKQAEIEIERDIEKAQAQIKKEIITVAKALTEKVISENMDDKKYETWVDKAASEVDL encoded by the coding sequence ATGTCGCTTGCTGAGAAATTAAGTGATTTCGTTAGAGAGTCTTTGGGACTTCTTTTCGGATCTGGTCTTGAAGAAATTATTATTCAAATAGGTGGAACCATCTTACTTGTGATAATAGTAAGAAAGTATTTTTGGAAACCATTAACGGAGTTTCTTGATAAGAGAAAAGCGTTTATGCAAGAAGAAATGGCTGCCGCTGAATTGATGAAAAACGAGGCTTTGAAGATTAAAGAAGATACAACAAAGGAAATCTCTGATTTAAGACAAACCGTCGCATCTTCGTTAGAAATCGCAAAGAAAAACGCTGAGAAAGAACGAGAATCAATCGTTTCTAAAGCAAAAGAGGATGCAAACAGAATCAAGAAACAAGCTGAAATAGAAATCGAAAGAGATATTGAAAAAGCTCAAGCTCAAATCAAGAAAGAAATTATCACAGTAGCCAAAGCACTTACTGAAAAAGTGATTTCTGAAAACATGGATGACAAAAAATACGAAACTTGGGTGGATAAAGCCGCTTCTGAGGTAGATTTATGA
- a CDS encoding AtpZ/AtpI family protein, with protein MEPKNNNKRQQIVAFIKEYNLIISFFYELFFVLLGLVLLGLLIDEWLNTKPLFTAGFALLGALSSIFNLYKRSKRGKA; from the coding sequence ATGGAACCAAAAAATAACAATAAACGACAACAAATAGTCGCATTTATTAAGGAATACAATTTAATTATTTCTTTTTTCTATGAGTTGTTTTTTGTTTTATTGGGACTTGTGTTACTTGGATTGTTGATAGATGAATGGTTGAATACTAAACCACTATTTACAGCTGGTTTCGCACTCCTTGGAGCTCTATCAAGCATATTTAATCTATATAAACGTTCAAAAAGGGGTAAGGCATGA
- the atpH gene encoding ATP synthase F1 subunit delta has product MTNVSFQYAEAIFALASEKHSEYEILAIYETFLSVFNESLRNTLLHPKITKVAKKEIVGSLKLGSLFTHFLFVLIDKNRIGDLDSIYVEFKRLIDHKENVLRVVVTSKIPLSKEQLLTIESSLEKKHKRRVIIETRIDPKIVGGLKFAYEGNVVDHTINHYINSLSDALKA; this is encoded by the coding sequence ATGACCAACGTTAGCTTTCAATACGCTGAAGCCATCTTTGCTTTAGCGTCTGAGAAACATAGCGAGTACGAGATATTAGCTATCTATGAGACGTTTTTAAGTGTTTTCAATGAGAGTTTGAGAAATACTCTTTTGCATCCGAAGATCACTAAGGTTGCGAAAAAAGAAATCGTCGGTTCTTTAAAACTCGGTTCTCTTTTTACGCATTTCTTGTTTGTTTTAATTGATAAAAATAGGATTGGCGATTTGGATTCAATCTATGTTGAGTTCAAACGTTTGATTGATCACAAAGAGAACGTTCTAAGAGTAGTGGTAACTTCTAAGATTCCACTTTCTAAAGAACAACTACTAACCATAGAATCCTCTTTGGAAAAAAAGCACAAACGAAGAGTCATCATTGAAACACGGATTGATCCTAAGATTGTTGGAGGTCTCAAATTTGCCTATGAAGGCAATGTTGTAGATCACACCATCAATCATTACATCAATTCTTTAAGTGATGCTTTGAAAGCATAA
- a CDS encoding ATP synthase subunit I has protein sequence MKTLHDFKDNFKYTLVLIAVSSIVALFLFGKAVAISIILGGAGIMWGMSYLAKSNSKLLTGTVKHSPFNVSYLFRLVLYGVLLYVSYSIETLNIFGTLYGLLTFKISYYGVGLYRVFRGGKS, from the coding sequence ATGAAAACATTACATGATTTTAAAGATAACTTTAAATACACGTTAGTATTGATTGCGGTTAGCTCTATTGTTGCTTTGTTCTTATTTGGAAAAGCAGTAGCTATCTCAATTATCTTAGGTGGTGCTGGTATTATGTGGGGAATGAGTTATTTAGCTAAAAGTAACAGTAAACTCCTTACTGGAACCGTTAAACACAGTCCATTTAACGTTTCATATTTGTTTAGACTAGTTTTGTATGGGGTTTTATTATATGTATCATACAGCATAGAAACCTTGAATATATTTGGAACACTTTATGGCTTATTGACCTTTAAGATTTCATATTATGGAGTGGGGCTATATAGAGTGTTTAGAGGAGGTAAATCATGA
- the atpE gene encoding ATP synthase F0 subunit C produces the protein MIDFAEGMKYLAAAIAVFTGIAPALGQGFAAGKAVEAVGRQPEAVNEIRSTLLLGDALAETTGIYGLVVAIILIFVA, from the coding sequence ATGATAGATTTTGCAGAAGGTATGAAGTATTTAGCAGCCGCAATTGCAGTATTCACAGGTATTGCACCAGCGCTTGGTCAAGGATTTGCTGCAGGTAAAGCAGTAGAAGCCGTTGGTAGACAACCAGAGGCAGTTAATGAAATCCGTTCAACGTTACTATTAGGTGACGCTTTAGCAGAAACAACAGGTATCTATGGTCTTGTTGTTGCAATCATTCTAATTTTCGTTGCATAA
- a CDS encoding F0F1 ATP synthase subunit A, whose protein sequence is MISFYNGLSSAMKGSIAVMVAIAVISFLVGRRVKKLDPQELPKGGMFIAVLFVDMVNNMIRPMFPKYFKQSAPIIITMFMFVLLANLSSLFGFTAPLSNINIALSVSIIVFLTIQIGAMIVHKPKKRAQSLLSPSPLFLPLNLIGEFSTPFSMGMRLFGNLLSGSILSILVYSFTSYFGIIAGAFILHPIFDVFFGAIQAYVFLNLFIIFLSLAVED, encoded by the coding sequence ATGATCTCGTTTTATAATGGGCTTTCATCGGCCATGAAAGGCAGTATTGCTGTCATGGTTGCCATTGCAGTTATTAGTTTTTTGGTGGGGAGAAGAGTTAAGAAACTCGATCCGCAAGAGCTTCCAAAAGGTGGAATGTTTATCGCTGTTTTGTTTGTAGATATGGTGAACAATATGATAAGACCAATGTTCCCAAAATACTTTAAGCAGTCGGCACCAATCATTATCACAATGTTCATGTTTGTATTACTTGCAAACCTCTCGAGCTTATTCGGATTTACAGCACCTTTATCCAATATCAATATTGCCCTTAGTGTGAGCATTATTGTATTCCTAACCATCCAAATTGGTGCAATGATTGTTCATAAACCGAAAAAACGTGCACAAAGTTTGTTATCACCAAGCCCGCTTTTCTTACCACTTAACCTAATCGGTGAGTTTTCAACACCATTTTCTATGGGAATGCGTTTGTTTGGTAATTTATTGAGTGGATCGATCTTATCCATTCTAGTATATAGTTTCACATCTTATTTTGGAATCATTGCAGGCGCATTTATTCTGCATCCGATTTTTGATGTGTTCTTTGGGGCAATACAGGCCTACGTGTTCTTAAACTTGTTTATCATCTTCCTCAGCTTAGCTGTAGAAGATTAA